In one Novosphingopyxis iocasae genomic region, the following are encoded:
- the gspK gene encoding type II secretion system minor pseudopilin GspK yields the protein MSDPGSPPPRPPENGVALLTVLLLVAVMAVIAATALDRLQLSTRLAANAGSVTQARAFALAAEQIATARIEDLVAADAAQTTLQGGWMGTPRELPIPGGTAVATVRDGGNCFNLNSLVKEDRSGAYISAPFALQQFVKLMETVGIGRDAAYVIATSAADWIDSDQAPIPGGAEDSYYQGLETPYRPPNHLMQSASELRAVNGVTPEYWQLLKPWVCALPVAELSPINVNTLLPDQAPLLAMLIPQGNLDLRAASAYLARRPEGGWGSLPNFWSAPFLKELDPRNEATTQTKLKTEWFTLDAVISLGNSEVRERALIDARQAPVRVLWRDWGEDA from the coding sequence ATGAGCGATCCCGGCTCCCCGCCCCCGCGCCCGCCCGAAAATGGCGTGGCCCTGCTCACCGTGCTGTTGCTCGTCGCGGTCATGGCGGTGATTGCGGCGACTGCGCTCGACCGGTTGCAGCTTTCCACCCGGCTTGCCGCCAATGCCGGTTCGGTGACGCAGGCCCGCGCCTTCGCGCTCGCCGCCGAACAGATCGCCACCGCGCGGATCGAGGATCTGGTGGCGGCAGACGCGGCGCAGACCACGCTGCAAGGCGGTTGGATGGGCACCCCGCGCGAGCTACCGATCCCCGGCGGTACCGCGGTGGCCACCGTGCGTGACGGGGGCAATTGCTTCAACCTCAACAGCCTGGTGAAGGAAGATCGCAGCGGGGCATACATCTCCGCGCCCTTCGCCTTGCAACAGTTCGTGAAGCTAATGGAAACCGTCGGGATCGGACGCGACGCGGCTTATGTCATCGCCACCTCTGCCGCCGACTGGATCGACAGCGATCAGGCGCCGATCCCCGGCGGCGCGGAGGACAGCTATTATCAGGGGCTGGAGACGCCGTATCGCCCGCCCAACCATCTGATGCAGAGCGCCAGCGAACTGCGCGCGGTGAACGGGGTGACGCCGGAATATTGGCAGCTTCTGAAACCCTGGGTCTGCGCGCTGCCGGTGGCCGAGCTGTCGCCGATCAACGTCAACACCCTGCTGCCCGATCAGGCGCCTTTGCTCGCCATGCTGATCCCGCAAGGCAATCTCGATCTACGTGCCGCGAGCGCCTATCTCGCGCGGCGGCCGGAGGGCGGATGGGGCAGCCTGCCGAATTTCTGGTCCGCCCCTTTCCTCAAGGAACTCGACCCGCGAAACGAAGCGACCACCCAGACGAAGCTTAAAACGGAATGGTTTACCCTCGACGCCGTGATCTCCTTGGGCAATAGCGAGGTAAGGGAGCGGGCGCTGATCGATGCGCGGCAGGCACCCGTCCGGGTTCTTTGGCGCGATTGGGGGGAAGATGCATGA
- the gspL gene encoding type II secretion system protein GspL: MSGADGLIVTLPLGGDEALHWWRLDDGIITQRGQNEDVRDAAGLPSATPGERIMAIAPTELTFVNWLAFPDLKPRQAEGAARVEAARRGIGGADANHAATRALEDEDGTVLTATIAPAALSGGLAHLQAIGIDPDFVTPVGLLVQPGDEDDWLEAEIGGERFLRSSRQVLPAEDALVAAVAGDIRPVVLNDEEADAALEIAFSDPPLNLRQGRFAKRRRAQGMGKRQWQLIAITLALAVLATLLIALVTLAKYSFGADQQDAAALAQARTIVPEANDLESAERALDALLIGRGGGASFGASAAALFQAVQSAPDVTIQRVAYGPDGTLSATLAAPQPDQLNQVLVPLQTSMGYVITQAPHQGAEGGTVIDITVRAP; the protein is encoded by the coding sequence ATGAGCGGCGCTGACGGCCTGATCGTCACCCTTCCGCTCGGCGGGGACGAGGCGCTGCATTGGTGGCGGCTCGACGACGGCATCATTACGCAGCGCGGCCAGAACGAGGACGTGCGCGATGCCGCAGGCCTGCCATCCGCCACGCCTGGCGAGCGTATCATGGCAATCGCCCCGACAGAGCTTACCTTCGTGAACTGGCTCGCCTTCCCCGATCTCAAACCGAGGCAGGCCGAGGGCGCTGCACGGGTCGAAGCGGCGCGCCGGGGCATCGGCGGAGCGGACGCCAATCACGCCGCCACCCGCGCGCTGGAGGATGAGGACGGCACGGTGCTCACCGCGACCATCGCGCCCGCAGCCTTGTCGGGCGGCCTCGCGCACCTTCAGGCCATAGGGATCGATCCGGATTTCGTGACGCCCGTCGGCCTCCTCGTCCAGCCGGGTGACGAGGACGACTGGCTGGAGGCCGAAATCGGCGGCGAGCGCTTTCTGCGCTCCTCACGCCAAGTGCTTCCCGCCGAGGACGCGCTGGTTGCCGCGGTGGCCGGGGATATCCGGCCCGTCGTGCTGAACGATGAGGAGGCGGATGCGGCTCTGGAGATCGCCTTTTCCGATCCGCCGCTCAACCTTCGTCAAGGACGTTTTGCCAAGCGCCGCCGCGCGCAGGGAATGGGCAAGCGGCAATGGCAGCTGATCGCCATCACCCTGGCGCTGGCCGTCCTCGCAACGCTCCTGATCGCGCTGGTCACGCTCGCCAAATACAGCTTCGGCGCAGATCAGCAGGACGCCGCCGCGCTTGCGCAAGCGCGCACGATCGTTCCCGAGGCGAACGATCTGGAAAGTGCCGAACGCGCGCTTGATGCATTGCTGATCGGACGCGGCGGCGGAGCCAGCTTCGGCGCCTCCGCCGCTGCGCTGTTCCAGGCGGTGCAGAGCGCACCGGACGTCACCATCCAGCGCGTCGCTTACGGCCCGGACGGCACGCTCAGCGCGACGCTCGCGGCACCGCAGCCCGATCAGTTGAACCAGGTGCTCGTCCCGCTGCAGACCAGCATGGGTTATGTCATCACGCAGGCACCGCATCAGGGCGCCGAGGGAGGAACGGTGATCGACATCACCGTACGCGCGCCATGA
- the gspM gene encoding type II secretion system protein GspM, translating into MITRSRDWYLGRTRREQVLLAAAGAICAIVIAVFLIAIPLNNGIDSAKGRYEEAVVRHGRIAAKVDLLAGEDEATGRPPSGPLVDFIRQSAEAAGFTLDAADPAGAGQVSIRIASATPEALFGWLGGLETRGIAVQNLTVDPVEGAPGTISVSATLRGAS; encoded by the coding sequence ATGATAACCCGATCACGCGACTGGTATCTCGGACGCACCCGGCGCGAACAGGTGCTGCTCGCAGCCGCCGGTGCGATCTGCGCGATCGTGATCGCGGTCTTCCTGATCGCGATCCCGCTGAACAATGGCATCGACAGCGCGAAGGGCCGCTATGAAGAGGCGGTGGTCCGCCATGGACGGATCGCGGCCAAGGTCGATCTGCTTGCCGGGGAGGACGAGGCGACGGGCCGTCCGCCAAGCGGTCCGCTGGTCGATTTCATCCGGCAAAGCGCCGAGGCTGCGGGCTTCACCCTTGATGCCGCTGATCCCGCAGGGGCCGGCCAGGTATCAATCCGGATCGCGTCGGCAACGCCCGAGGCCCTGTTCGGCTGGCTCGGCGGCCTTGAGACGCGCGGCATCGCCGTCCAGAATTTGACCGTCGATCCCGTAGAGGGGGCTCCCGGCACCATCAGCGTCAGTGCAACCTTGCGGGGGGCATCGTGA
- the gspN gene encoding type II secretion system protein N encodes MLTSVVLFLLLLIIFMPLRAALGAADLGSRGIGAREAGGLVWNGYINDLTVGDTTIGGVGAALRPLPLFIGQLRFHLERPGTIGRPAINADLISGIGRFGVENANMTLPAASLFGALPLGEFNLQDVEVSFVGNRCNHAEGTVRASVTAVLPGLDLPGGMVGTLRCDGGALLVPLASQTGMEMLDLRIFGDGNYTTRLKLGGDRAAMAGALAAAGLQDNGDGFVLESEGQF; translated from the coding sequence GTGCTGACCTCCGTCGTCCTGTTCCTGCTTCTCCTAATCATCTTCATGCCGCTGCGCGCGGCGCTGGGCGCTGCCGATCTGGGGTCGCGCGGCATCGGCGCGCGGGAGGCGGGCGGCCTGGTGTGGAACGGCTATATCAACGATCTGACCGTGGGTGATACCACCATCGGAGGGGTCGGTGCCGCGCTTCGCCCGTTGCCATTGTTCATCGGCCAGTTGCGTTTCCATCTGGAGCGCCCCGGAACGATCGGACGCCCGGCCATCAATGCGGACCTTATCAGCGGCATCGGCCGCTTCGGCGTGGAGAATGCGAACATGACGCTGCCGGCGGCCAGCCTGTTCGGCGCGCTTCCCCTCGGCGAGTTCAACCTTCAGGATGTCGAGGTCAGCTTTGTCGGCAATCGTTGCAACCACGCGGAAGGCACCGTGCGGGCCAGCGTAACGGCGGTACTGCCGGGGCTCGACCTGCCCGGTGGGATGGTCGGCACCTTGCGCTGCGATGGCGGTGCCCTTCTGGTCCCGCTGGCCAGTCAGACGGGCATGGAAATGCTGGATCTGCGTATTTTTGGCGATGGAAACTATACCACCAGGCTAAAACTGGGCGGCGACCGGGCGGCGATGGCCGGCGCCCTGGCCGCTGCCGGATTGCAGGATAATGGGGACGGCTTCGTGCTCGAGAGCGAGGGGCAGTTCTGA
- a CDS encoding prepilin peptidase, which yields MLGAIFGSFLATLCLRWPQGRSVLTGRSACDHCGRVLGAADLVPLLSALIAHGRCRSCGAPIDTTHMQIEFAAFLAGAGAFLLLPPEAAAAWAVMTWLLIPLIWLDYRYLWLPNPLVLLLTAAGAALGGFLSNLGLADRIIGGVAGWAVLAAIAALYRRARGQEGLGQGDPKLLGALGLWLGWQALPFLLLLASGLGLALALLRARAQPLAQQKIPLGSALGMAAMLIALLPGIV from the coding sequence GTGCTCGGCGCGATTTTCGGCAGTTTTCTGGCGACGCTTTGCCTTCGCTGGCCGCAAGGACGCAGCGTGCTGACAGGGCGTTCGGCATGCGACCATTGCGGGCGAGTTCTGGGAGCGGCGGATCTGGTGCCACTGCTCTCTGCCCTCATCGCCCACGGGCGCTGCCGAAGCTGCGGCGCGCCCATCGACACCACGCATATGCAGATCGAATTTGCCGCATTCCTAGCGGGCGCGGGAGCCTTTCTGCTACTCCCTCCCGAGGCCGCTGCTGCCTGGGCGGTGATGACATGGCTGCTGATCCCGCTGATCTGGCTGGACTATCGCTATCTCTGGTTGCCGAACCCGCTTGTGCTGCTTCTCACTGCCGCAGGGGCTGCACTAGGCGGTTTCCTCAGCAATCTCGGGCTGGCCGACAGGATCATCGGCGGCGTGGCGGGCTGGGCGGTGCTCGCCGCGATTGCCGCCCTCTATCGCCGCGCGCGGGGCCAGGAAGGCCTCGGCCAGGGCGATCCCAAGCTGCTCGGGGCGCTGGGCCTATGGCTCGGCTGGCAGGCGCTGCCGTTTCTGCTGCTTCTCGCCAGCGGACTCGGTCTCGCGCTTGCCTTGCTGCGCGCCCGCGCGCAGCCACTGGCGCAGCAGAAAATTCCGCTCGGCAGCGCGCTGGGGATGGCGGCCATGCTGATCGCTCTGCTGCCCGGCATCGTCTGA